In a single window of the Nitrospirota bacterium genome:
- the aepX gene encoding phosphoenolpyruvate mutase translates to MDKENKASRLRELFKRPGVIRIVGAHNALGAKLIERAGFEGVWASGLEISASYALPDANIVSMFQFLEAARQMNEAVSIPVVSDCDTGYGNANNVIYMVKMFEATGIAAVCIEDKIFPKDNSLLEGGRQRLTSIEEFQGKIRAAKDTQESKDFMVIARVEALIAGWGQDEALKRANAYVDAGADAILIHSKKSTPEEIVEFTKRWKGYVPLVVVPTNYPMITIKELQELGIKMVIYANHGLRAAVKAMEDVFEEIKRTGCISTIEDKIVPMKHIFELQGTLEMKEKEGKYLPS, encoded by the coding sequence ATGGATAAAGAAAATAAAGCCTCACGGTTAAGAGAATTGTTTAAACGTCCAGGGGTCATCAGAATCGTGGGAGCCCATAATGCCTTGGGGGCAAAGTTAATAGAGAGGGCTGGATTTGAAGGTGTGTGGGCTAGTGGTTTGGAGATTTCGGCTTCATACGCCCTTCCAGATGCCAATATTGTGAGTATGTTTCAATTTCTGGAAGCAGCCAGACAGATGAACGAAGCGGTCTCCATCCCTGTTGTTTCGGATTGCGATACAGGCTATGGGAACGCCAATAACGTAATCTACATGGTAAAGATGTTCGAGGCTACGGGGATTGCGGCAGTATGCATAGAGGACAAGATATTTCCAAAAGACAATAGCCTGCTTGAAGGAGGGCGTCAACGTCTTACTTCTATAGAGGAGTTTCAGGGAAAAATCAGGGCAGCAAAAGATACCCAAGAGTCTAAAGATTTTATGGTAATCGCCCGAGTCGAGGCACTAATCGCTGGCTGGGGTCAGGATGAGGCGTTAAAACGGGCTAATGCCTATGTGGATGCTGGTGCAGATGCCATTTTGATACACTCTAAAAAAAGTACCCCTGAAGAAATTGTAGAATTCACCAAACGGTGGAAAGGATATGTTCCATTGGTAGTAGTTCCCACCAACTATCCAATGATTACTATAAAAGAACTGCAAGAATTAGGAATTAAGATGGTGATTTATGCGAATCATGGTCTCCGAGCAGCAGTTAAGGCGATGGAGGATGTTTTTGAAGAGATAAAAAGGACTGGATGTATCAGCACCATAGAAGATAAGATTGTCCCCATGAAACATATTTTTGAGCTTCAGGGTACTCTGGAGATGAAGGAGAAAGAAGGGAAATACTTGCCTTCTTAA